Proteins encoded within one genomic window of Nonomuraea gerenzanensis:
- a CDS encoding glycosyltransferase produces the protein MSTPHRERAGQAGIGVLDADLSARHLLSRGQAVCAVAVPAVIAVALAAHLAFGWGPSPLWWCQAAVALATAVYLVVLGFKTVVVLGAWEAPVIDLDEADLHRLSAETLPAYTVLVPLYREAAVLPSLLERLASLDYPAESLQILLLIEADDDETRAALPELSAPFEVVLVPPSAPRTKPKACNIGLARARGEFVVVYDAEDRPAPDQLRKAVLAFRALPGRVVCVQAELQYWNPWTNWLTRCFAAEYATHFSLMLRGLDRHRLPIPLGGTSNHFRTDALLALGGWDPYNVTEDADLGIRIARRGWDVRMMVSVTEEEANSRLGNWIRQRSRWIKGYLQTWLVHTRHPVLLWRQLGTKQTLAFHLTMGLSTLTTLVNPFFWGLTLLYLCTGTRYVQALFPPLSLYCGAAAMVIGNSLMIYCMMAGCLERGLFPAVRAMLTVPLYWALMSVAAYKALWQLARPDRRHFWELTEHGLVEGEEDLRPALR, from the coding sequence ATGAGCACGCCACATCGCGAGCGCGCGGGACAGGCGGGCATCGGCGTCCTCGACGCGGACCTGAGCGCCCGGCACCTGCTCAGCCGGGGCCAGGCGGTCTGCGCCGTCGCGGTCCCGGCGGTGATCGCCGTCGCGCTGGCCGCGCACCTGGCGTTCGGGTGGGGGCCGTCGCCGCTGTGGTGGTGCCAGGCCGCCGTCGCCCTGGCCACCGCGGTCTACCTCGTCGTGCTCGGCTTCAAGACGGTCGTCGTGCTGGGGGCGTGGGAGGCGCCGGTCATCGACCTGGACGAGGCGGACCTGCACCGGCTGTCGGCCGAGACGCTGCCGGCCTACACCGTGCTGGTGCCGCTGTACCGTGAGGCGGCGGTGCTGCCGTCCCTGCTGGAGCGCCTGGCGAGCCTCGACTACCCGGCCGAGTCGCTGCAGATCCTGCTGCTGATCGAGGCGGACGACGACGAGACCCGCGCGGCGCTGCCCGAGCTGAGCGCGCCGTTCGAGGTGGTGCTGGTGCCGCCGTCCGCGCCGCGTACCAAGCCGAAGGCGTGCAACATCGGGCTGGCCCGGGCGCGCGGCGAGTTCGTGGTCGTCTACGACGCCGAGGACCGGCCCGCCCCCGACCAGCTCCGCAAGGCCGTGCTCGCCTTCCGCGCGCTGCCCGGCAGGGTCGTCTGCGTGCAGGCCGAGCTGCAGTACTGGAACCCCTGGACGAACTGGCTGACCCGGTGCTTCGCCGCCGAGTACGCCACCCACTTCAGCCTCATGCTGCGCGGGCTCGACCGCCACCGGCTGCCGATCCCGCTGGGCGGCACCTCCAACCACTTCCGCACCGACGCGCTGCTCGCCCTGGGCGGCTGGGATCCGTACAACGTGACCGAGGACGCCGACCTGGGCATCCGCATCGCCCGCCGGGGCTGGGACGTGCGCATGATGGTCTCGGTCACCGAGGAGGAGGCCAACAGCCGCCTGGGCAACTGGATCCGCCAGCGCAGCCGCTGGATCAAGGGGTACCTGCAGACCTGGCTCGTGCACACCAGGCACCCGGTGCTGCTGTGGCGGCAACTGGGCACGAAGCAGACGCTCGCCTTCCACCTGACGATGGGCCTGTCCACGCTCACCACGCTGGTCAACCCGTTCTTCTGGGGGCTGACGCTGCTCTACCTGTGCACCGGCACCCGGTACGTGCAGGCGCTCTTCCCCCCGCTCTCGCTCTACTGCGGCGCCGCGGCCATGGTGATCGGCAACTCGCTGATGATCTACTGCATGATGGCCGGGTGCCTGGAACGCGGGCTCTTCCCGGCCGTGCGGGCGATGCTCACCGTCCCGCTGTACTGGGCGCTGATGAGCGTGGCGGCGTACAAGGCGTTGTGGCAGCTCGCCCGGCCCGACCGGCGCCACTTCTGGGAGCTGACCGAGCACGGCCTGGTGGAGGGGGAGGAGGACCTCCGGCCGGCGCTGCGGTGA
- a CDS encoding TetR/AcrR family transcriptional regulator yields the protein MAPLSPDRDRAILDATVELLSEVGYDRMTVDQIAKRARASKATIYRRWAGKPELVVDVICRRLDTGVPRGQDTGSLRGDVASIFGGLCEAVERKHALVIGLSSTLVSDQELARTLRAHLPVRDASDVEALIERAVARGELGAPVDAGRLSGVAEALVWHRMIFTGPVFDEAFVTESVDGVLMPLITAWSA from the coding sequence GTGGCTCCACTCAGCCCTGACCGCGACAGGGCCATTCTCGACGCCACCGTGGAGCTGCTGTCCGAGGTCGGTTACGACCGCATGACCGTCGACCAGATCGCCAAGCGGGCCAGGGCCAGCAAGGCCACCATCTACCGGCGCTGGGCGGGCAAGCCCGAGCTGGTCGTGGACGTGATCTGCCGCCGCCTCGACACCGGCGTGCCGCGCGGCCAGGACACCGGGTCGCTGCGGGGCGACGTGGCCTCGATCTTCGGTGGCCTGTGCGAGGCGGTGGAGCGCAAGCACGCGCTGGTCATCGGGCTGTCCTCGACGCTGGTGTCGGACCAGGAGCTTGCCCGCACGCTGCGCGCGCACCTGCCGGTGCGTGACGCCAGCGACGTGGAGGCGCTGATCGAGCGGGCCGTGGCGCGGGGCGAGCTGGGCGCGCCGGTGGACGCCGGGCGGTTGTCCGGGGTGGCGGAGGCGCTGGTGTGGCACCGGATGATCTTCACGGGGCCGGTGTTCGACGAGGCGTTCGTGACGGAGTCGGTGGACGGCGTGCTCATGCCGCTGATCACCGCCTGGTCGGCCTGA
- the add gene encoding adenosine deaminase, whose amino-acid sequence MTTIDAFIDALPKVELHVHLIGSASVTTVLELSRRHPGSQVPTTEEELRAFYRFVDFPHFARVYRAVNALVREPADVATLVLGLARDLAPQGARYVELQVTPYAHHLVGMPMREVTEALDHAARRALTDHGVELAYIFDIPGEYGEEAARITLDHALQEPPAALVGFGIGGIEQERVKYRDAYRAAFSAARAAGLHSVPHGGEMTGPETIWEVIDGYGAERIGHGINCLPDPRLVAHLRDTQLPLDVCPTSNVCTGQVGRIEDHPLPRMLEEGLYVTLNSDDPPMFATTLAEEYRVAHRVFGFGEEELAEFARNGVRASYLGEGRKRELLAEIDALVAAGKPGIQGNGMPSA is encoded by the coding sequence ATGACCACCATCGACGCCTTCATCGACGCCCTCCCCAAGGTCGAGCTGCACGTCCACCTCATCGGCTCCGCCTCGGTCACGACCGTGCTGGAGCTGTCACGCCGCCACCCGGGCAGCCAGGTGCCCACCACGGAGGAGGAACTGCGCGCCTTCTACCGCTTCGTCGACTTCCCGCACTTCGCCCGCGTCTACCGGGCCGTCAACGCCCTCGTCCGCGAGCCGGCGGACGTCGCCACCCTCGTCCTCGGCCTGGCCCGCGACCTCGCCCCCCAGGGCGCCCGCTACGTGGAGCTGCAGGTCACCCCGTACGCCCACCACCTGGTCGGCATGCCCATGCGTGAGGTCACCGAGGCCCTCGACCACGCCGCCCGCCGCGCACTGACCGACCACGGCGTCGAGCTGGCCTACATCTTCGACATCCCGGGCGAGTACGGCGAGGAGGCGGCCAGGATCACCCTGGACCACGCCCTCCAGGAACCTCCCGCCGCCCTGGTAGGTTTCGGCATCGGCGGCATAGAACAGGAACGCGTCAAGTACCGCGACGCCTACCGCGCCGCCTTCTCCGCCGCCCGCGCCGCCGGCCTCCACAGCGTCCCGCACGGCGGCGAGATGACCGGCCCCGAGACGATCTGGGAGGTCATCGACGGCTACGGCGCCGAACGCATCGGCCACGGCATCAACTGCCTGCCCGACCCCCGCCTGGTGGCCCACCTCCGCGACACCCAGCTCCCCCTGGACGTCTGCCCCACCTCCAACGTGTGCACCGGCCAGGTGGGCAGGATCGAGGACCATCCGCTGCCCCGGATGCTGGAGGAGGGGCTGTACGTGACTCTGAACAGCGACGACCCGCCCATGTTCGCCACCACGCTGGCGGAGGAGTATCGGGTGGCGCATCGGGTGTTCGGGTTCGGGGAGGAGGAGCTGGCCGAGTTCGCGCGGAACGGGGTGCGGGCCTCGTACTTGGGGGAGGGGCGGAAGCGGGAGCTGCTGGCGGAGATCGACGCGCTCGTCGCGGCCGGGAAGCCGGGAATACAGGGAAATGGAATGCCGTCCGCGTAG
- a CDS encoding class I SAM-dependent methyltransferase, with amino-acid sequence MTNAEAYDRGFAHLSSHTVGPLLAVARRSRGRRLLDVGCGTGVVTAAALALGAEVTAVDQDPVMLELLARRHPYATIRRAALPELPFEDERFDCVAGNFVINHVADAGAALRELHRVLRPGGSVALSWWKSDEMTATSVFSEAIAAAGVPYEPPVRPFGAHDTPPLFLALLEGAGFREGAVEAVRWRHQVDLGAWWTDVVGAGGPRFGMVGRQPPEVAERIRAEYLRLAAPYAEEGFPVCAYLAQAVK; translated from the coding sequence GTGACCAACGCCGAAGCGTACGACCGCGGCTTCGCCCACCTCAGCTCGCACACCGTCGGCCCGCTGCTGGCCGTGGCACGCCGCAGCCGCGGCCGGCGCCTGCTCGACGTGGGCTGCGGCACCGGCGTGGTGACGGCGGCGGCGCTCGCGCTGGGAGCCGAGGTCACGGCCGTCGACCAGGATCCGGTCATGCTGGAGCTGCTCGCCCGGCGGCATCCGTACGCGACCATCCGCCGGGCGGCACTGCCCGAGCTGCCGTTCGAGGACGAGCGGTTCGACTGCGTGGCGGGAAACTTCGTGATCAACCACGTGGCCGACGCCGGCGCGGCGCTGCGCGAGCTGCACCGCGTGTTGCGGCCGGGCGGGAGTGTCGCGCTGAGCTGGTGGAAGTCCGACGAGATGACGGCCACGAGCGTGTTCAGCGAGGCCATCGCCGCCGCCGGGGTGCCCTACGAGCCGCCGGTCAGGCCCTTCGGCGCGCACGACACGCCGCCGCTGTTCCTCGCGCTGCTGGAGGGGGCGGGGTTCAGGGAGGGGGCCGTGGAGGCCGTCCGGTGGCGCCACCAGGTGGATCTGGGGGCGTGGTGGACGGATGTGGTGGGGGCGGGCGGGCCGAGGTTCGGGATGGTGGGCCGCCAGCCGCCGGAGGTGGCGGAGCGGATCAGGGCCGAGTATCTGCGGCTCGCGGCCCCGTACGCCGAGGAGGGGTTCCCCGTCTGCGCCTACCTGGCGCAGGCCGTCAAGTGA
- a CDS encoding oxidoreductase, with translation MTTWTPASMPDLTSTSAVVTGASSGIGLPTALELARHGAHVVVAARDPGRGAEAVRRILSEVPGGQVELGLLDLADLASVRRFAAGVTRLDLLVNNAGVGLIPRRETKDGFEMQFGTNHLGHFALTGLLLPLLLARPGARVVTVTSDAHAAGRLDFDDLGLERGYGRMSAYARSKLANLLFALELQRRADRAGVDVKSVATHPGTTATNIVKVGPLQPLVRLLLKPAAAGAVPSLYAATSPDVRGGEYFGPRAKRLSPSQAARSEELAARLWEVSAELTGVRFEEFAEGRARGSTQP, from the coding sequence ATGACGACCTGGACCCCCGCCTCCATGCCCGACCTGACCAGCACCAGCGCCGTCGTGACGGGCGCGAGCAGCGGCATCGGCCTGCCCACCGCGCTGGAGCTGGCTCGCCACGGCGCCCACGTCGTCGTGGCCGCCCGCGACCCCGGCAGGGGCGCTGAGGCGGTCCGGCGGATCCTGAGTGAAGTGCCCGGCGGGCAGGTCGAGCTCGGCCTGCTCGACCTGGCCGACCTCGCCTCGGTGCGGCGGTTCGCCGCCGGCGTGACCAGGCTGGACCTGCTGGTGAACAACGCCGGCGTCGGCCTGATCCCCAGGCGGGAGACCAAGGACGGCTTCGAGATGCAGTTCGGCACCAATCACCTGGGGCACTTCGCGCTCACCGGGCTGCTCCTGCCGCTCCTGCTCGCCCGGCCCGGCGCGCGGGTGGTGACCGTGACCAGCGACGCGCACGCCGCCGGCAGGCTCGACTTCGACGACCTCGGCCTGGAGCGCGGCTACGGGCGCATGTCCGCCTACGCGCGCTCCAAGCTCGCCAACCTGCTGTTCGCGCTGGAGCTGCAGCGGCGGGCCGACCGCGCGGGCGTGGATGTGAAGAGCGTCGCCACCCACCCCGGCACCACCGCCACGAACATCGTGAAGGTGGGGCCGCTCCAGCCGCTCGTCCGGTTGCTGCTGAAGCCCGCCGCCGCCGGCGCCGTGCCCTCCCTGTACGCGGCGACCTCGCCCGACGTGCGCGGAGGCGAGTACTTCGGGCCCAGGGCCAAGCGGCTGAGCCCCTCCCAGGCGGCCCGCTCCGAGGAGCTCGCTGCGCGGCTGTGGGAGGTGTCCGCAGAGCTGACCGGCGTACGATTCGAGGAGTTCGCTGAAGGACGTGCACGTGGCTCCACTCAGCCCTGA